In Miscanthus floridulus cultivar M001 chromosome 19, ASM1932011v1, whole genome shotgun sequence, the DNA window CATCGCTGTGGCACATGTAGCTGTCAATCCAGAGCAGTCCACTGGCGCGCAGCACCCGGTCGACATCAAACATGAAGAATTCCAGCGCCTCCTCCGTCCCGGCCTGCCCCAACGCCGGCGACCCGCCTTCGGCCAATGCGGTGGTCCCGACGTGCACGAGGTCGAACACCCCGTCGTAGAAGGGGAACCGGTGCGCGGGCGAGAGCAGCAGCGGGAACAGTCCCCTGGCCGCCACGAACTCGTTCATGGGCTTCCCGGCGTTATCGAGCACCGTGGTGAAGACGGTGACCCCGCGCTCCCTCATCCGGGCGGCGAAgttggcggcgccgccggcaacgTCGAAGCCGATCCGGATcttgccggcgccggcggcgaggcGCAGGACGTCGTCGATGAGGAACTCGTGGTCGTGGCGCGGCTTCACCCAGCGGCGGCTGTCGACGCCCATGTTGGAGGCCGGGAGCCCAGCGCGCGGGCCCCGggagaggcagcggcggcggggcaGCGGCTCGCAGGCCTTGGAGATGAGGCGGTGCGGGAGCGTGGCGTTGCGCGGGCAGGCGGCGTAGGGCGCGTAGGAGGCGAACGCGGCGAGGAGCGCGAGCGTGGAGGGGGAGCGGAAGCAGGCGTGCGCGACGGAGGCCGGCATGTGGGTGAGCCCCGTGCGCGCGTCGCGGCCCAGCGGGAGCGCGTGCGGGGACATGAAGAGGAGCAGCTCCGGGGGCAGGGTGGTGCCGCCACCGTCGCCCGCCGCCAAGCGGTGCGGGACGAGGCGGGTCGCGTCGATCTCCCGCACGATGGCGGCCACCTGCGCGGAGATGGCGGAGGGTGAGGTGGAGAggttggcggtggcggcggggacGGGGTGCGCGCGGGGGGAGAGGAAGGCGAGGAACGCGAGGAGGTTGGTGAAGAGGAGGGAGAGCAGCACGAGGAGGTTGAGCAGCGCGGGCGAGCAGAGGCACGCCAGGCGCCGCCCGACGCGCCGGGAGGACGCCACGTTCAGGGACACCGACCCCatcgcgcggcggcggcgccactgCCCGCGCGCGCCGGGGAAGGATTTCGCCGGCGCGGCTGGCGGGTGGGATCTCGCCTCGGCCCTCGGGGCGAGGGGGTTTGGGTTCGCCGCGTTCGTGTCAGAGTGTGTGATTGTGCGTGCGTCCGCGTTGGCTTGCTTCGTTCTAGCTCGGGAGCTcgggacgggacgggacgggGAAAGGGAGTGGAGGCTGGGGGAGTGTGCGAGCTGGGGAAAGCGACAGTGAAGGAGCTGCGTGAATAGTTGTCGGCTGCCCGTAACCCCGTGCCAAACATCCGGATTAGCAGAACGGTTTTACTTTAATAAAGCTGTTTCGTACGGCCGTACGTTCTGTGAAACAAGACTCAACTTAGGATTCCTGGGTCAGATCACTACAAAGATTGGCTTCATAGGTTGATAGCCAAATTTTGGTTGTCAAAAACTTGGGTGGTCTCTATTTTGTTGATTATCAAAATTTATCAATACCCCATATTTAGTTTGCAAAATCTGCAGCAAATATTTTTGTCCAAATTTTATTAACTTTTGGTTGCTAAATCATTGGCTTGTCAAATTTTGAAAGCCAACCAAGCAGGCTCTGTATTCCCATAAGACTTGTTCATTTTTTTCTTCCCGTTCAATTTATGCAATGCTTTTACCGCTGTTGCAGCCGTAAAAAATACAAAGTATTGATCCAATAGAGTAGGACTACATGTTtgtagcagcagcaacaacaacaacgacaacaacaaTTGTAGCCAAAAGAGCCCAGTGGATCAAAGCTGTTATACAAAAATATTTTGTTAGATTCTACTAGTTTCTATGCTTAAGAAGAATCATTATAATTtgggaaaattggttctataCCATCGAAAGATCACGACATTTGGAAAAATACCATCGAAAATTTGCCGTTAcgtaaaataccattgaaagtaATAATCCGTTCCAAAATCTAGCATTCTGTTAACTAGTTGTCAACGGCGTCCGCCTCACGCTCACTGCACTTCACTGAAAGAGGACGGTCCCACTTGTCATCCTCTTCCCACCCTCTCACCAATCTCCTTGCCATGCTGGGGCCATCCGTACGTCAATCTATGGCGGAGACGGGAGACCCACCAGGACCGGCAGCTGGCCGGGAGGCCCTGCGGCAGCTGCTGCACGCGCTGCAGTACCGCTCCACCGCCGAGCGTCAAGCCGTCGCTGCCACTCTTCTAGGGCCTCGGCCCGCACACCCAGCGCTCGGTATGGGAGCTCGGCGAGCTCGCGCCGTGGTGCGGGTCAGGGAGGCGCCGACGCGTCCCCGCACTGGAACGTCACCGCGCTTTGCAGCTGTCGCGCTGGATGGAGCCAGCTGACTACGGCATCGATATCACGCGCTGGCTAGAGCACCACGCTCCCGCGCACGTCATCGGCGGCGTGCGCAGGCTCCGTGACGAGGCCGACGCGCGCATCGACTGCGTCGAGGAGATGGAGGCGACGCTCGCCAAGGCCGCCGGAGTCCACCAGCCCATGCGCGAGCTCCTCGAGATGTGCCACGGTGACTACACCACTGACTCGAACCGCCGCTCGTCGAGCCACGCGAGGCACCCTTTGGGGTCCTCGTCCTTGTCGTCGCTGCCTTTCGGTGACTCGCCGGTGGCGAGGAACAGCGGGCCAACTAGCCAGGCGTGGAGAGGTAGAATGACTCGAGGACGTCGAACAAGAACTGTGTCACTATCACCGGGACCTCGTCCACGGTGAGCGTGATGCTCTCCGGGAACCCTGGGACGTGGAAGGGGGCGGCATCCTAGATGCTCTCGGCCGGGGGCAGCCTACAGGTCGCGAGGGAGAAGCAGAGCGCCAGGGAGAAGGCGGACAGCAGCGCGAGCAACGACGCGAGGAGGGAGGCCAGGTTCCCCGCGAAGGGATCCCGTAGCAGCGTCGTGGCGTGTAGGAACGTCGGGAAGAGCGAGTGGCTTCCCAATGCAAGGCATGGCACACCATCATCTTCACCACTGGCTCCAACTCGTGTGCCTCGTCGCCGTCGTGTTGACGGCCGCCCCAGCTGCCCATGCGATCTTCCATTTCAACTTCCGTTTGGACACCAACAGCCCGTTCTTTGGCCGCTCCGCTTGGGCTTCTAGGCATGACACTTGGCGCCGCGCCGCCCTCGAGAGCAATGCCCGGCAGGCGAGGAGGCTCGCCAAGGCCCTCGGCAAGCTGAGCGGGGCCGCCGCCCCCGTCGCCGCCACCACCGACATTGCGGCGGCCAACGTGACCATCTCCCCGTACACCCACCAGGGCCACTGCCTGACCGTGGGCGTGGGCACGCCGCCGCAGCCTAGCAAGGTGATCCTAGACCTAGGCAGCGACCTCCTCTAGACGCAGTGCAGCCTTGTTGGCCCCACCGCGAAGCAGCTAGAGCCCGTGTTCGACGCCGCTAGGTCGTCCTTCTTCTCCGTCCTACCCTGCAACAGCAAGCCGTGCGAGGAGGGCACGTTCACCAACAAGACTTGTACTGACCGCAAGTGCGCGTACGAGAACTACTACGGCATCATGACGGGCACCGGCGTGCTCGCGACCGAGACCTTCACCTTTGGGACGCACCACAACGTCTCCGCCAACCTCACCTTCGGCTGCGGCAAGCTCGCCAACGGCACCATAGCCGAAGCGTCCGGCATCCTGGGCCTGTCTCTGGGCGCCCTGTCCATGCTGAAGCAGCTGGCCATCACCAAGTTCTCCTACTGCCTCACCCCCTTCACCGACCGCAAGACCAGCCCAGTGATgttcggcgccatggccgacctgAACAAGTACAAGACCACGGGGAAGGTGCAGACGATCCCACTGCTGAAGAACCCCGTGGAGGACATCTACTACTACGTGCCCATGGTGGGGATCTCACTCGGGAGCAAGCGGCTGGACGTGCCGGAGGACGCCCTTGCGATAAAGCCCGACGGGACCGACGGCACGGTCCTCGACTCAGCGACCACGCTGGCGTACCTCGTGGAGCCGGCGTTCAAGGAGCTGAAGAAGGCCATGATGGAAGGCATCAAGCTGCCGGTGGCGAACCGGAGTGTCGACGACTACCTGGTGTGCTTCGAGCTGCCGCGTGGCACGTCCATGGAAAAGGTGCAGGCGCCGCCGCTGGTGCTGCACTTCGACGGCGACGCAGCGCAAATGCGAGGTTGCCTGGGGTTGTGACCACCGTGACGCAGAGTTCACGGAGCTATCTCAAAACGTGACGGAATGGTATTTTTCAGAAACGGTTCATTCTTTCAATGTTATTTCACGCATGGACAGATTTTCGATGGTATTTTCCGGATACCGCGATCTTTCGGTGCTATAGAACTAATTTTCCCTTATAACTTTGGTGTCCAATACATATTGATATATAGAATCTATGATCATATATGGAACACAAAGTCTAGACACTACAAAACCATAACATCTAAATTTCATAAGGCATTGACAATCGAATTTGGTAAGCTTAATGAAACTCTATAAGAACCGCCATTAATCAAGGCAGCTATATCCATGCCTACACGATAGTCTCCTATCAAGACTGAGAAAGAGCAAACCACTATGAGGTAAATTTGCGCTCGTATtatttgatgatatcctggtatataaTGAAGGGTTAGAATCATAGCCTTACAAGAAGGCAAAATTAAGATGATCATCCTTCGTTAGCTAAAAATAAGGTAAGGTGAAGTTGCAAAGGTAGTACCCAAGGTGTATCTGATCATTTGTTATGGCTTTATGATTCAATGGGAAATCCACTTGGGTAtcaggcctgttcgcttgaacttatcagccgatttatcagctagaatctacagtatttttctctcacaacaaaacagcttcaaccggctttaataccagccgaacagaggTAGCCcgattgtaacacccctggtgctACGATCTTATTTAgtaccgcgatttaggcctaagtaaaaatttCCGAAACAAGTTTctcgaatttttgatttaaaacgtactcgagacgataagcgaatcctgtgacttagtttcgcggactTAAGTAACACTCAAATTAAATCACGCcgggcgtagaaatatttaggaatgtcgaacggcaATTCTGGCCAATTGATAGCTAACGgatcgttctattagattaagcatgaaaagcaacttttgtaaataaaataaaatccattaataaatagaacgatatacatatatatatatatatatacatatatatatatacatatatatatatacatatatatatatatatatatgtgtatatatatatacatatatatatatatagcttttgaatcaaatttaaattcgagcttgctgaaattttcctatgcctagacgttgcaaattgactaaagtagtaaaccgttatatatgtatatgtatatatgtgtatatatatatatgtatatatgtgtgtgtatatatatatatacacacacgttaCGACAAGAGCTCTAAATCAAGGAACGTGCAACAGCGGCGTTAGGACTGCGGTAAACGTCTCTGTCTGTGCTCTCTGCAAGTCTGTACAAGTTGACCGACCTCTTGCTTTCTCTTTCTTTCCTCCATTGTCTCGTCGTGTTATTGTCTTCGTCGCAACGCGGTGGTCTCATCCTTGCCTGCTGCTACTGttctttgtttttcctcccttacTTTTTCTCTGCAATGAATGCCGCTGCCGGCCACGTCGCGCTGTCCTTGCTATCGTCTAAAGCCGGCTCTTGTGTGTGAGTAGCGTGGTGCTGCATGCGTGTGCTCAGTGATAGGCCAGGAAAAGTTGACGTCTCTTCATGCATGTCTAAGTTCTGTCAACTGTCTGCATTTGTGACGTTTccactttttttttatttgagcaCTAGCAGCCAGCGAAATTTACAGCAAGCAGCCGGGCACTGCTGCAGTAGACCTTTTCCACCTCTGCCTCTGTTGCCAGCTTAGATTGTCTCTGGACTGCCTCGGTACCGAGCCAAGCAACCCATTTGACAGCATCCCCGTCGCCTTGGCCAGTGAAGCTAGCATCTCATCCTTGTCTGCCTCGGCTTGTCCGTCTGCATTGGTTTTTCTCTGCGCTGTCCTGCCGTGTCTCCCGCGGCTTTCCCCTCCTCCTTTTTCTGCTGCTATGGGAAGAGGCGCCTCTGCTCTAGTCCGCCACCTCCACTACGCGCCGAGCCCTCACTCCGCCGGTGCTGGCTGCCCCCGCGAGCGAGCGCACCCGCGCCCTTTTGTCGCGCTGGACCAGAGCCTGGGTGCTGCCCCTCCCGCGCCCCGCTGCCACCGTGACGCCCTCGACGTGCTGCTCCTCCGGCCGCAGCACCTCACCACCGCATCCCCGCAGCGCCCACCGGGGCCAAGCCGTTCGATGCTGGCCCCTCGCGCGAGCGCACGCAAGCCGCAGCACGCCATGGTCACGACCGTGCGCAGCTCTGCCTCCTCGAGTCCCTTGGCTGCCCCTGCCGTGCTCCTGCCCGGTGTCCGCACCACCGTCGAGCCCCGCTACGCCCCCGGTGCGACAGCCACCGCGCCCCCAGTCGTTCGTCGCCGGTTATCCACGGGCGTGCTTGCGAGCCCTCATTCCCACGCGGCACTTGCTGCCCCTCGGCGCTGCCTTCCCGTGCCTCCTCTCCTCCGCGTGCTGCGCCGGTGTCTCCTCCTTTTTTCCCCCACGCGCGCCCGAGCCGCCTCTCCAGCCACGACCCGCACGACTCCGCTGAGCCGGCCTTCTCCCGCGTCACATCTCCGTCATCCGTGCCCTGCAGCGTCCCGCTAGGCCGTGCCACCACTGCATCCTCGCCGTCGGTTCCCCTGGTGAGCACGCATGGGCCCGCGTTGCCCGCAGTCGCCCTCACCGTGGAGCCGCTCAGTCTCGTGCGCCGACACGCGTGGCCGGAGCTCCATGCTCTACCTCTGGCCAAGCCATGTCCACTCGCGGGCGCGCTCGGCAGCGGGCAGGCCGCGAAGCCGCCTCCTCATCGCCGTCGATGACCTCCTGGCCGGATTCGGCCGCCAGCCGGTTCCTCGGTGCCGGTGCTCTGTTTTTGGAGAGGGAGAAGGGTAAGGATGCAAGCAGAAAGTTTATACCGGGTCCTTTTTGCAAAATGACGGCGTGCCCTGGGATTTCCCACCTGGGCCAGCTTGCTAGGCCGGTCTGCCATCGGTCATGCGTGCTTGTGGGCCGTTCGTTGCCTGTGCGTCTGTGGGCCGGCCGCCCCTGGTCGCTGGGCTGCTAGCCGcgcgccccgcctgggccgcgccaTTCCCCACTGGGCCGGCTGGTGCCGCCGTTGCTGGTCCGCTGGCCGCGCGCCTGTGGGCCGCGCATTCGTCTGGGCTGCCATGGTCGCTGGCCTGGCCGGCTGGGCTGCGGGTGCCTGGGCCTCGTGGTCGCCTGCGTGGGCCGCGCTGGCCATGGTTGGCCCAGGTGCCTGTCTTTTTGTAGTTTTTGTTTaaaatggctgaaacttgtaaaatcaatataaaatggtataggaatccaaaaatagtgaaaccagttttgttgagtccctaaaatcatgatctaccgaTTAGtacattttgttcacatagtttgataatatttttggaagctatataattaaatctaagatacttaatattgcaaAATACAAACTTGTAGAAACtttcatgataaattggtaatagtattggatctgaaatctttacagtaggttcctagcaatattaggtattcaCTATAAGTTTTGTATCTCCGGGATagttagtttgctaaatagataatgatgtcctattgcgaataataattaaattgatagaatgggataaagaaatgacttgggtttatgtaacgaaaataattgttgggaaatagcgtcttatccgacaacgcgtatatgtagcctaagtacggtcgtcgttagaactagctcattaacttgagaggcgtaaaacgtatttatacgagtcacgattaccattgattaattacatctttgcattgcatcgcatgcatatcacataggtacgatgatggatcaacggatcgatcgaaggatgattgggagtccaaagatggtgtaatggtattctctctaggagatgatgcaatgggcttgttattcagctgatggttgatgatctgaagatgtagaCACTAACTTCTTAATATATcatacccaggcaagccccggtgcataacccctacttttggcagtttaaattatatttgtgcattatgtTTTAAGGAGTTCAATGAAACCCacctgcatatatatctttatcctatgagtcttactagtatgaccagatcgtgtagattgctatgctacaggactctggtagaagtcgagtgattgcctatcactcgcgagagatatgaaatatattactgaatgattatcacttggaaaatataaatggtggaaaagaaaatggtgactgggtagGAATATGGTtcgagtattggtgggtgtaagaagttgtgtcgccgtggacgcggggcatggcttggttactctgctttccctatctgtgttgattaaggaccgatccttgcatatgactctaggcaggtcacagacttattatcctgagcacatacttgtgtatgggcgcttggaagacttgttgctctcttgtcacggatccggctctttttggaccgactgttagggtttctttttggtgaaggaggtccttgcaccgcactgagtccgggactcaggggcggaggcttggagtcctagtttggatgggggcctagacacccgggacaggagggtaatgggttggtcctgcttgtgcctagggtataagcggggcgtgtgttttcgtgGTACCCAGcggggggcattgattcgtgaatcgccgggcgatccggtacggcttgtctacggtttagcatcgtagtaagaactgaagatgaaagatggaagatggaaaaaaggaaatctgattgcttaccacctgcttgaaagtagcacatgtgcttacatagaatggttagttaatgaaccaatgcggctattaataaaaatcgaatataaggacgcacgcttagtaatgcttcctgcaaatgcaacccacaagcaaaatagccttgcatatccttggagtcttttctttcctcctatcgggtaagtcttgctgagtacaattgagtactcagggttttattccccctattgcaggtgacaggtggatgctagtgCTGACCCtcgtgtgtggatacctcctggtgggctcagcgaggattcctttacgctgcgatcgtagttgttatttataactctcaccaaatgcttttataaataaaagtttcataatttattgtcgtagtttatttatcaatacttcatcatgtcatgattagatatttatttccgctgtaattctgatcacatgtttatattccgctgttcaattaaattgttataactctgataatatgatttcattttgctgttatattaataaatattagactatgatgttgtattaaaagtgatgtaagaaatggtttagaatgatgtaagctttattctcttatttgtgatcctgatggcaaaaatgtggattttcgggttctcccctggggtgtgcccgacggaactgagtaatttagtgttctccctcgagtgcttagtgtctaatggaagataagcactcctgtgaggcattagattaggcagttctgccacaggtggtttCAGAGCGCAAATGAGAAAATACAGCTTCGAataccttttctaaactaaaatttgacaacaaactcTTTTAAAAAAGTTAGGGCGTCTTTAtgcaaagttatataagtagccctattcctatggttatgtatccaggatagttggcactttgctgacttagatagggttaatcaagtttctgcaggtacactgactcgagcatagtccgatgtatcgactagttacagggagagaacgatgtgccaaaaatctgagaacggttgccctatatgctggcaacgttggaaggacgtataggacgtgcattcatgcatatcctgttggtgcattgtagcgctcgtattgcttgtagatacgtcctccataggtgtcacgcgtgtcgtattgtgcacgacggacttgttcctattctagagttaggtctgcactgtggcttcatgtttcgcgttcgcccgtggttcgcACCGGTCGTGACCTATGTCTCCTCGTATcccttttctacgctcttgtcggacccttgccctgcagtcgtactagtcagtaatggcatcgcatgtcgctcgcctcgaacacgcgaatttggttgattcattcgtagtgatcccgtgtgggaaccctggtggaccacgctaggaccactgaacactccgcctttataagtagagcctggcttagccattagtaccaccactcggtgcactttagctcgcttagcttttccgttgagccagcttttcgctcagccttccttgcaaccaccgctagagatggcaggagcctgggttagtacctactgcctgaacgttgagggttttcccaaaatcctgcatgccaccgtgcaaaagcttggagtcaaagatcgccccgagtatgagggccgtgagtatgaggagcatggcatcgAGCGGTGCGAGGTTATCGTCTACATCGGGAAaagtgaagagttccccaacatcactaaagcctggagtgtgactgcAACCAggttttgcttcatcgacacctaccaggttgtggcccgcaaagccttacggtacctctgccagatctatgaggagcccattgctcgtacccccatgcggttctttcctcctttggacaagaaccggcgggcatggagggcttgcatggaggctttgcaagggcggaatgcgcaagaggacagtccaaccatggtgcacttgaccacgtacctgctcgctctggatgagcagtacgaccatcAAGCCTTGGAACTGGGGGCATGCCTTCGGCGCGCCAGGGAAGCCGAGATCTCCAACCGGATGCTTCAGGtgtagctcgccgaagcgcatgccagcgctgcagctgctgagagctgagaggctaccatggaggaagctctaaaggaggccaaagatcggcatgttcatcagctgtgggtggcctatcttgtcaccagggccgaacggaggacgttggctgctgaaaggcaggatgcctcgATCTTGAAaaggatccctatccacccaccagaaagaaggagaactggtgttgtagcaccaccagcacctcccCCCTCGAAAGTGTGAGAAGAAGAGCCTTTGGTtcccctcactcagccattgccatgagaagatgtagattagttgccttgggatgctgtacccatagtagtagtgtttttcgttgctgtccccCGATATTTtactcttgccattgttgtcaTCCGTAGTTATTGAGCTTGTttgaccgtaggtgaatgctgtgtcatgaatgggagcctgaatgcctgtatgatgtacccatataagaccgttggaacatgcattttatttagctcgctatgtttattgcgttcatctaccctcagttcgttagacgtgcttaaagttttccagggtgatattaagcgggttataagagaagttgacatttggatgccagcagatcagccgtgattggataaatttggacactgtatcgactaattgcggatgtcccagcagaacacttgaatctctttaaaacaaatccgccattggatttgaactccttgtcccttgttgtgaagggaacttttgttgtttgaatttatcccttgcaatactccccttattttgtggtctatgaccctaccgccttcatggcatgtaagttggtaatagttgcctagttaatagcttatggtgccgcgacgacacCGAGGGtccctatggaacagctgcc includes these proteins:
- the LOC136528147 gene encoding probable methyltransferase At1g29790, coding for MGSVSLNVASSRRVGRRLACLCSPALLNLLVLLSLLFTNLLAFLAFLSPRAHPVPAATANLSTSPSAISAQVAAIVREIDATRLVPHRLAAGDGGGTTLPPELLLFMSPHALPLGRDARTGLTHMPASVAHACFRSPSTLALLAAFASYAPYAACPRNATLPHRLISKACEPLPRRRCLSRGPRAGLPASNMGVDSRRWVKPRHDHEFLIDDVLRLAAGAGKIRIGFDVAGGAANFAARMRERGVTVFTTVLDNAGKPMNEFVAARGLFPLLLSPAHRFPFYDGVFDLVHVGTTALAEGGSPALGQAGTEEALEFFMFDVDRVLRASGLLWIDSYMCHSDERWQVLVRLIGRFGYKKLKWVMGEKAGTGSAKAAMYFSAVLQKPARG